In Topomyia yanbarensis strain Yona2022 chromosome 2, ASM3024719v1, whole genome shotgun sequence, one DNA window encodes the following:
- the LOC131684841 gene encoding growth hormone-regulated TBC protein 1-A, protein MAVSRFSDVDEYGFKREPDFDYQSYENIMSSYYTVLTTRSIRWQKFAKDGDILTNPRKLKRFVRKGIPGPLREEIWMKSSGAARLQQKEPTLYQTLLRYEFDQEISDQIKIDLPRTFPDNIHFDQYKLGLYNVLITYAHHNKAVGYCQGLNYIAGLILIVTKNEESTFWLLKVLVENIVPLYHTKKMDNLITDIDVLSELIRIRVPDVHKHIADLGLPWPVIATKWLICLYAEVVPTETALRIWDCVFLEGNKILQRVGISIVIGLRREILATDDISQLIGLFRALEKNTTLMDCHMFMRSVFKVPGNLKRSQIDALRRQLYEQRKASKRKGS, encoded by the exons TGATGTAGACGAGTATGGCTTCAAGCGGGAGCCGGATTTCGACTATCAATCCTACGAAAACATCATGTCCAGCTACTACACGGTGCTGACGACACGTAGCATAAGGTGGCAAAAGTTCGCCAAAGATGGCGACATCCTCACGAATCCCCGCAAGCTCAAACGATTCGTACGCAAGGGTATTCCGGGTCCATTGCGAGAAGAGATATGGATGAAATCTTCCGGGGCAGCCCGCCTACAGCAAAAGGAGCCGACCCTCTATCAAACCCTGCTGCGGTACGAGTTCGATCAGGAGATTT cTGACCAAATTAAAATCGATCTACCGCGGACGTTCCCGGACAACATCCACTTTGATCAGTACAAGCTGGGCCTGTACAACGTGCTCATAACGTATGCACACCACAACAAAGCGGTCGGCTACTGCCAGGGACTGAATTATATTGCCG GCCTGATACTGATTGTTACCAAGAACGAGGAATCAACGTTCTGGCTGCTCAAAGTACTGGTAGAGAACATTGTCCCACTCTACCACACTAAGAAGATGGATAATTTAATCACGGATATCGATGTGCTTAGTGAATTAATTAGAATACGTGTACCTGATGTGCATAAACATATAGCTGATTTAG GACTGCCATGGCCTGTGATAGCCACCAAGTGGCTCATCTGTCTGTACGCGGAAGTGGTACCAACGGAAACAGCCCTCCGTATATGGGATTGTGTGTTTCTTGAGGGGAACAAAATTCTGCAACGCGTCGGTATCAGTATTGTGATCGGTTTGAGGCGGGAAATACTCGCGACGGACGACATTTCTCAGCTGATTGGCCTTTTCCGGGCCCTGGAAAAGAACACCACTCTAATGGACTGCCATATGTTTATGAGAAGTGTGTTCAAGGTACCCGGCAACCTAAAGCGGTCCCAGATTGACGCTCTACGAAGGCAGCTGTACGAACAGAGGAAAGCAAGCAAACGGAAAGGTTCCTAG